The genomic region ATGACCAGACGTCGGGGTGCCGTGGTGGCGGTTGGGGTCGGAGCGGCGGCGGTGCTGGCTCTGTCGTCGCTGCTGGTGGCGACGCGGGGCAACGCGGGCACGCGTCCGTTGACCGTCGGAGCGGTGTTCCCGGTTCGGGGCATGCAGTCCGCCCTCGGTCTCGAGGAGCTGCGCGGCGTGCGCATCGCCGCCCAGATGGTCAACCAGGACGGTGGGGTGGGAGGCCGGCCCGTCCAGCTGGCCGTGCGCGACCTCGAGACCCGGCAGCAGGCGGCGGGCGCGGTCGCGGCGGTGAAGGCCGCCGGCGCCCAGGTGGTGGTGGGGGCGTTCTCGTCGCAGCTGTCGATGCCCGCGGCCGCCGCCGCTGCTCACGACGGCATCGTGTACTGGGAGGCCGGCGCCGTCGTCGACCGGCTCACCGGCAGCTCCCCGCTGGTGTTCCGCATCGGGGCGACGGGTGGGGATCTCGGGGACAACTCGGGGCGGTTTGCCGCCACCGTTCTGTCGCCGCGCCTGGGTCTCACGCCGCAGCACACCCGGGTGGCCGTGCTGTACGAGAACGACGCCTACGGGCAGTCGGTCGCGGACGCGTCGCTGGCGTCGGCGCGCGCCGCGGGCATGCCGATCGTGGCCCGCATGGCCTACGACTACTACGCGCCGCACTGGTCGTCGGTGCTGGCCCAGCTGGCCACCGTGCACCCCGACGTGCTGATCCTGGCGTCGTACATCCCCGACGGGATCGCCTTCCGGCGGGCCATGCTCGCCAGCGGCCTGCACGTCGGGGCCATGATCGGCTCGACCATGGCCGAGTGCGGCCCCACCTTCGGCAACGAGCTCGGGCCCCAGGCCGTCGGTGTGTTCGCGTCCGACCGCC from Acidimicrobiales bacterium harbors:
- a CDS encoding ABC transporter substrate-binding protein, coding for MTRRRGAVVAVGVGAAAVLALSSLLVATRGNAGTRPLTVGAVFPVRGMQSALGLEELRGVRIAAQMVNQDGGVGGRPVQLAVRDLETRQQAAGAVAAVKAAGAQVVVGAFSSQLSMPAAAAAAHDGIVYWEAGAVVDRLTGSSPLVFRIGATGGDLGDNSGRFAATVLSPRLGLTPQHTRVAVLYENDAYGQSVADASLASARAAGMPIVARMAYDYYAPHWSSVLAQLATVHPDVLILASYIPDGIAFRRAMLASGLHVGAMIGSTMAECGPTFGNELGPQAVGVFASDRPEGGFNADALNSVGAAAYARLTAAWKAQTGEPAPSEEGLAGFSAGWALFHYVLPRAHDLDAAGVATAARTLTLPTGTLPNGAGVHFGTGAQLGQNTLAAAVIWQWQSSGHSVVVWPPTYATGTPRLIPLPA